Proteins encoded in a region of the Vicia villosa cultivar HV-30 ecotype Madison, WI linkage group LG5, Vvil1.0, whole genome shotgun sequence genome:
- the LOC131605442 gene encoding putative lipid-binding protein AIR1B, which yields MTPPPMVPPSVQPSTPPPTMTIAPPCPTTPPPTKNSSAPPSNPMTTPPIVSPSTPPPSPTATPPMISPSTPSPRYLTPPPKITPTTSPTCQIGRLSVCANVLNVVNVGIGQDTKPCCNLINGLIDLEASICLCAALKANILGIIIIDLNIPLQLILNRCGRQMPTNFKCSR from the coding sequence ATGACACCACCACCTATGGTACCTCCTTCCGTGCAACCTTCTACACCCCCACCAACTATGACGATCGCACCACCTTGTCCTACTACACCACCACCTACAAAAAATTCATCCGCACCCCCTTCAAATCCTATGACAACACCTCCCATAGTCTCTCCTTCCACACCACCGCCAAGTCCTACGGCAACACCCCCTATGATCTCTCCTTCCACACCATCACCAAGATATTTGACACCCCCGCCTAAGATAACTCCTACGACGTCACCTACTTGTCAAATAGGAAGATTGAGTGTTTGTGCCAATGTGTTGAATGTTGTGAACGTAGGGATTGGACAAGATACTAAGCCTTGTTGCAACCTCATCAATGGTCTTATTGATCTCGAAGCCTCTATATGTCTATGCGCTGCACTTAAGGCTAATATCTTGGGAATCATCATTATTGATCTTAACATTCCCTTGCAATTAATCTTGAACCGATGTGGGCGTCAAATGCCTACAAATTTCAAATGCAGCCGTTAA